The Microbacterium luteum genome includes a region encoding these proteins:
- a CDS encoding alpha/beta fold hydrolase, whose product MSEDGFRLATYTWGEEGQPTVMLVHGFASSTRDNWVNTGWVRDLTSDGFRVLALDQRGHGASDKPHESREYALAALARDVETVLDTYLVDTVAYVGYSLGARVGWEVARDLPGRIERVVLGGVPDGVPLSRLDLDQARAYVREGAAVTDERTQQYIGLIERVGGNDLEALLAIAEGLRASGAADPDPTAAPTQPVLIATGSRDAILEGSKALAAACPQGRFVEIPNRHHFNAPGSRDFRAAAREFLAG is encoded by the coding sequence ATGTCCGAGGACGGCTTCCGCCTCGCCACGTACACCTGGGGTGAAGAGGGGCAGCCGACGGTGATGCTCGTGCACGGGTTCGCCTCGAGCACGCGGGACAATTGGGTGAACACCGGCTGGGTGCGCGACCTCACCAGCGACGGATTCCGCGTTCTCGCCCTCGACCAGCGCGGCCACGGGGCCAGCGACAAGCCCCACGAGTCGCGTGAGTATGCGCTCGCGGCCCTCGCCCGCGACGTCGAGACGGTCCTCGACACCTACCTCGTCGACACCGTCGCGTACGTCGGCTACTCCCTCGGCGCTCGTGTCGGCTGGGAGGTCGCTCGGGATCTTCCGGGGCGGATCGAGCGGGTGGTGCTGGGCGGCGTTCCCGACGGGGTGCCGCTGAGCAGGCTCGACCTCGATCAGGCGCGGGCCTACGTGCGCGAGGGTGCAGCGGTGACGGATGAGCGCACGCAGCAGTACATCGGCCTGATCGAACGGGTCGGCGGCAACGACCTCGAGGCTCTGCTCGCGATCGCCGAGGGGCTGCGCGCCTCGGGCGCCGCCGACCCGGACCCGACGGCGGCGCCCACCCAGCCCGTGCTGATCGCGACCGGCTCCCGCGACGCCATCCTCGAGGGCTCGAAGGCGCTCGCCGCCGCGTGCCCGCAGGGCCGGTTCGTCGAGATCCCGAACCGTCATCACTTCAACGCGCCGGGCTCGCGGGATTTCCGCGCCGCCGCGCGCGAGTTCCTCGCCGGCTGA
- a CDS encoding TetR/AcrR family transcriptional regulator produces the protein MNDAGDSPERARLLGLATDLILREGVIDMSLSAIARGIGSNNRMVLYYFGSKQGLLDEAAQAAFERFPRLRDMFARLAGDGSIEQRLLAVWEDLSAPENHPFLRLFFQQFGTAMRDRDGWDAFTDRIAHEWIDATAEVLRRDGFGADDARVAATQLVGLWRGLQFLTLTGVDPDELRAANRATVHALLTRR, from the coding sequence GTGAACGACGCCGGCGACAGCCCGGAGCGCGCGCGGCTGCTCGGGCTCGCGACCGACCTCATCCTGCGCGAGGGCGTGATCGACATGAGCCTCAGCGCGATCGCGCGCGGCATCGGGTCGAACAACCGCATGGTGCTGTACTACTTCGGCTCCAAGCAGGGACTGCTGGATGAGGCCGCCCAGGCGGCGTTCGAGCGCTTTCCCCGCCTGCGCGACATGTTCGCCCGCCTCGCCGGCGACGGTTCGATCGAACAGCGCCTGCTGGCGGTGTGGGAAGACCTCTCCGCGCCCGAGAACCACCCGTTCCTGCGCCTGTTCTTCCAGCAGTTCGGCACCGCGATGCGCGACCGCGACGGCTGGGACGCCTTCACCGACCGCATCGCGCACGAGTGGATCGACGCGACCGCCGAGGTGCTGCGGCGCGACGGTTTCGGCGCCGACGACGCCCGCGTCGCGGCGACGCAGCTGGTCGGCCTCTGGCGCGGCCTGCAGTTCCTCACCCTCACCGGCGTCGATCCCGACGAGCTTCGCGCGGCGAACCGCGCCACGGTGCACGCGCTTCTGACCCGCCGGTGA
- a CDS encoding DUF4956 domain-containing protein, producing MELVTVIALDLIAIAVLAFAVYYPRHRRRDLAIAFVGVNVGVLAVSMVLTDSTVTAGLGLGLFGVLSIIRLRSREIEQSEIAYYLAALALGLIAGLSGAATWSAIGLTALIVGVIAIVDSPLVLRRSREQTLVLDRAYPNEDDARAAVETLLGTPVQRVTVRGLDLVSDTTTVNVRYALPRRGASPRRRSTHDSSTPSERDSAPDTVAHTWQVAR from the coding sequence GTGGAACTGGTCACCGTCATCGCCCTCGATCTCATCGCGATCGCCGTCCTGGCGTTCGCCGTCTACTACCCCCGACACCGGCGACGAGACCTCGCCATCGCCTTCGTCGGCGTCAACGTCGGCGTGCTCGCGGTGTCGATGGTGCTCACCGACTCGACCGTCACCGCCGGCCTCGGCCTCGGACTGTTCGGCGTGCTGTCGATCATCCGCCTGCGGTCCCGCGAGATCGAGCAGAGCGAGATCGCCTACTACCTCGCCGCCCTCGCCCTCGGTCTGATCGCGGGCCTGTCGGGCGCGGCCACATGGAGTGCGATCGGCCTCACGGCGCTGATCGTCGGCGTGATCGCGATCGTCGACAGCCCCCTCGTGCTGCGTCGCTCGCGCGAGCAGACGCTCGTGCTCGATCGGGCCTACCCGAATGAGGATGACGCCCGAGCGGCCGTCGAGACACTCCTCGGCACACCCGTGCAGCGCGTCACCGTGCGCGGACTCGACCTCGTCTCCGACACCACCACGGTAAACGTGCGGTACGCCCTCCCCCGCCGCGGAGCCTCGCCGCGTCGCCGCAGCACGCATGACAGCTCCACGCCCTCGGAGCGCGACAGCGCGCCCGACACGGTCGCCCACACCTGGCAGGTGGCCCGATGA
- a CDS encoding polyphosphate polymerase domain-containing protein — protein sequence MNALAALGGLRTVSLDELNAQAQLQTRVDRKYIVPARDLSAVLHALPTGSEVLDIGGENALRYASQYFDTPTLDSFYGAVRGRRRRFKVRARTYLDSGGSFLEVKTRGARAATVKDRVPVTGDELDDEAVAYATDLLADAGIPGAARLAERLQPTLVTRYRRATVLLPATPGGDPSRATIDTELTWIAADGAVLQLPSSVIVETKSGQRAGALDRTLWRQGHRPAKVSKYGTGMAALHPDLPANPWHRALSRHFRHGTIARGIAPGTASVPA from the coding sequence ATGAACGCCCTCGCCGCACTCGGCGGCCTGCGCACCGTGAGCCTCGACGAACTCAACGCCCAGGCGCAGCTGCAGACACGCGTCGACCGCAAGTACATCGTTCCGGCCCGCGACCTGTCGGCGGTGCTGCATGCCCTCCCCACCGGCAGCGAAGTCCTGGACATCGGCGGAGAGAACGCGCTCCGCTACGCCTCGCAGTACTTCGACACGCCCACCCTCGACAGCTTCTACGGCGCCGTGCGCGGACGCCGACGTCGATTCAAGGTGCGCGCGCGCACGTATCTCGATTCGGGCGGATCGTTCCTCGAGGTGAAGACCCGAGGTGCACGCGCCGCCACCGTCAAGGACCGGGTGCCAGTCACCGGCGACGAACTCGACGACGAAGCGGTCGCGTACGCCACCGACCTCCTCGCCGATGCCGGGATTCCCGGCGCGGCGCGCCTGGCCGAGAGGCTGCAGCCGACGCTCGTCACTCGATACCGCCGCGCCACGGTGCTGCTCCCGGCGACGCCGGGCGGCGACCCCTCGCGGGCGACGATCGACACCGAGCTCACGTGGATCGCCGCCGACGGCGCGGTCCTGCAGCTGCCGTCGTCCGTGATCGTCGAGACGAAGTCCGGGCAGCGTGCCGGCGCGCTCGACCGCACGCTGTGGCGACAGGGCCACCGCCCCGCGAAGGTGTCGAAGTACGGCACCGGGATGGCCGCGCTGCACCCGGACCTTCCCGCCAACCCGTGGCACCGGGCGCTGAGTCGGCATTTCCGCCACGGAACCATCGCACGGGGCATCGCGCCCGGTACCGCCTCCGTCCCGGCGTGA
- a CDS encoding alpha/beta fold hydrolase, whose product MPYTTVDDVSIYFEIEGNPADPAIVLISGGGAQLISWDDRLVALLVAEGFRVVRLDNRDTGLSQRFGGDEDIDGGYDLSDMAEDVLRVLDALDIPAAHLIGHSMGGMMAQTAAIEHPERVLSLGADALAQHVPR is encoded by the coding sequence ATGCCGTACACCACCGTCGACGATGTCTCGATCTACTTCGAGATCGAGGGGAATCCGGCGGATCCGGCGATCGTACTCATCTCCGGGGGCGGCGCGCAGCTGATCAGCTGGGACGACCGGCTCGTCGCGCTGCTCGTCGCGGAAGGCTTCCGCGTCGTGCGCCTGGACAACCGCGACACCGGGCTGTCGCAGCGTTTCGGCGGCGACGAAGACATCGACGGCGGCTACGACCTCTCCGACATGGCCGAAGACGTGCTGCGCGTGCTGGATGCGCTCGACATCCCCGCCGCGCACCTCATCGGGCACTCGATGGGCGGAATGATGGCCCAGACCGCCGCGATCGAGCATCCCGAGCGCGTACTGAGCCTGGGGGCGGATGCGCTCGCGCAGCATGTGCCGCGCTGA
- a CDS encoding NtaA/DmoA family FMN-dependent monooxygenase (This protein belongs to a clade of FMN-dependent monooxygenases, within a broader family of flavin-dependent oxidoreductases, the luciferase-like monooxygenase (LMM) family, some of whose members use coenzyme F420 rather than FMN.), producing the protein MAAPWKLGMFQSAGPMGMWKLPENRSTDYLDLEYWVTMARRCEQAGVDFLFLADDYGYPIVDDAVPAAAIRGAIQFPKADPMAILPALAAVTDRLGLAVTLSTMVEKPPMVARKLATLDHLTRGRIGWNIVTGAGQNASARLFGIPLTDHDKRYEIAADHVDLSLKLWEGSWDDDGLALDRERGVFADPDKVREIEHHGPHFDAKGLLTVPPGPQRTPLLFQAGTSSPGRDLAARYAEAVFLAAEIPAMASQITDIRRRAEGYGRDPESVTCLIAGTFIVAETAEGARDIQRRVTEARSLDDAAAAYAFYTGLDLSGMDPGRPLDPAAVSSSQTGRTNIERFTGPDAPTVREILEEFQRNSVMGTPFVGTPAEVVDAAERAIADTGADGFLVQPDHTGTFDSFLDLVMPELRTRGLVAAENPKVTLRERLLGAGPRLADTHPGAAHRRVAVHA; encoded by the coding sequence ATGGCGGCACCGTGGAAGCTCGGCATGTTCCAGAGCGCAGGCCCGATGGGCATGTGGAAGCTGCCCGAGAACCGGTCGACGGACTACCTCGACCTGGAGTACTGGGTCACGATGGCACGGCGCTGCGAACAAGCCGGCGTGGACTTCCTGTTCCTCGCCGATGACTACGGATACCCGATCGTCGACGATGCCGTGCCGGCGGCGGCGATCCGCGGAGCCATCCAGTTCCCGAAGGCCGACCCGATGGCGATCCTCCCCGCCCTCGCCGCCGTGACCGACCGCCTGGGTCTCGCCGTCACCCTCTCGACGATGGTCGAGAAGCCCCCGATGGTCGCCCGCAAGCTCGCGACGCTCGACCACCTCACGCGCGGACGCATCGGCTGGAACATCGTCACCGGCGCCGGTCAGAACGCGTCCGCGCGCCTGTTCGGCATCCCGCTGACCGACCACGACAAGCGCTACGAGATCGCGGCCGACCACGTCGACCTGTCGCTGAAACTGTGGGAGGGGTCGTGGGATGACGACGGCCTCGCCCTCGACCGCGAGCGCGGCGTCTTCGCCGACCCCGACAAGGTGCGCGAGATCGAGCACCACGGGCCGCACTTCGACGCCAAGGGCCTGCTGACGGTGCCGCCCGGACCGCAGCGCACACCGCTGCTGTTCCAGGCGGGCACATCCTCGCCCGGACGCGACCTCGCCGCCCGCTACGCCGAGGCGGTGTTCCTCGCCGCCGAGATCCCGGCGATGGCTTCCCAGATCACCGACATCCGCCGCCGCGCCGAGGGCTACGGCCGCGACCCGGAGTCGGTCACGTGCCTCATCGCGGGCACGTTCATCGTCGCCGAGACCGCGGAGGGCGCGCGCGATATCCAGCGACGGGTCACCGAGGCGCGCTCGCTCGACGACGCCGCGGCCGCGTACGCGTTCTACACCGGGCTGGATCTGTCCGGCATGGACCCCGGCCGGCCGCTCGACCCCGCTGCGGTGTCGAGCTCGCAGACCGGACGCACGAACATCGAGCGCTTCACCGGTCCGGATGCGCCGACGGTGCGCGAGATCCTGGAGGAGTTCCAGCGCAACTCCGTCATGGGCACGCCGTTCGTCGGCACCCCGGCGGAGGTCGTCGACGCGGCCGAGCGCGCCATCGCGGACACCGGCGCCGACGGGTTCCTCGTGCAGCCCGACCACACCGGCACCTTCGACTCCTTCCTCGACCTCGTCATGCCCGAACTGCGCACGCGCGGACTCGTCGCCGCTGAGAACCCCAAGGTGACCCTGCGAGAGCGGCTGCTCGGTGCGGGGCCGCGCCTGGCCGACACCCATCCGGGGGCGGCGCATCGACGGGTGGCGGTGCACGCATGA
- a CDS encoding NtaA/DmoA family FMN-dependent monooxygenase (This protein belongs to a clade of FMN-dependent monooxygenases, within a broader family of flavin-dependent oxidoreductases, the luciferase-like monooxygenase (LMM) family, some of whose members use coenzyme F420 rather than FMN.) codes for MTDAKTLHFGVFEVTAPQVGGTFSWAHPRSRSADFLDPQHWIHIARVLEDAGFDFLFFAGGYGYPLVDGDLPEIAATKGINFSAIDPDYLLPLLAQHTDTLGFVVTMSTGLEHPAQLARRFATLDHLTGGRVGWNIVTGASQNAVADVFGQDEIVPHDTRYAMAAEYVELAARLWEQGWDDDARIMDRDAGVYARREGVHPIVFEGEHYRSRGYFGAPPSPQRTPVLFQAGTSPAGRAFAARNAECVFVQATTPARTAAAVADIRRLAADRGRDPRAVKLMAGLTVFVGETEADAQRYEAEFDAMQTDEIVASLYAGNTGIDLLALDPDKTLHQVLEQGGPVGQMGTSNIERFLGENAPTVREILDQLRGRGTRGFRLVGDPVQVADGIERLAAETDLDGFLLEPVFEPADLEDFGRLVMPILRERGRLRAGVPGNTLRSRVTERPGHDRLGAEHPVLAD; via the coding sequence ATGACCGACGCGAAGACCCTGCACTTCGGCGTGTTCGAAGTGACCGCACCGCAGGTGGGCGGCACGTTCAGCTGGGCGCATCCGCGCAGCCGCAGCGCCGACTTCCTCGACCCGCAGCACTGGATCCACATCGCGCGCGTGCTCGAAGACGCCGGCTTCGACTTCCTCTTCTTCGCCGGCGGCTACGGCTACCCGCTCGTGGACGGCGACCTGCCCGAGATCGCGGCGACCAAGGGCATCAACTTCTCCGCGATCGACCCCGACTACCTGCTCCCGCTTCTCGCCCAGCACACCGACACCCTCGGGTTCGTCGTGACCATGTCGACCGGCCTCGAGCATCCGGCTCAGCTCGCGCGCCGCTTCGCGACCCTCGACCACCTCACCGGCGGTCGCGTCGGGTGGAACATCGTCACCGGCGCCTCGCAGAACGCCGTCGCCGACGTGTTCGGACAGGACGAGATCGTGCCGCACGACACGCGCTACGCGATGGCGGCCGAGTACGTGGAACTCGCCGCACGGCTGTGGGAGCAGGGGTGGGATGACGACGCCCGCATCATGGACCGCGACGCCGGGGTCTATGCGCGGCGCGAGGGCGTGCATCCGATCGTCTTCGAGGGCGAGCACTACCGCTCGCGCGGCTACTTCGGGGCCCCGCCGTCGCCGCAGCGCACGCCGGTGCTGTTCCAGGCCGGAACCTCCCCCGCCGGACGCGCCTTCGCCGCGCGCAACGCCGAGTGCGTGTTCGTGCAGGCCACGACGCCCGCGCGCACGGCCGCCGCCGTCGCCGACATCCGCCGGCTCGCCGCCGACCGCGGACGCGACCCGCGGGCCGTGAAGCTCATGGCCGGGCTCACCGTCTTCGTCGGCGAGACCGAGGCCGATGCGCAACGCTATGAGGCGGAGTTCGACGCGATGCAGACGGACGAGATCGTCGCATCCCTCTACGCCGGCAACACCGGCATCGACCTGCTCGCCCTCGACCCCGACAAGACGCTGCACCAGGTGCTCGAGCAGGGCGGCCCGGTCGGGCAGATGGGAACGAGCAACATCGAGCGCTTCCTCGGCGAGAACGCCCCCACGGTGCGGGAGATCCTCGACCAGCTGCGCGGCCGCGGCACGCGCGGCTTCCGGCTCGTCGGAGACCCGGTGCAGGTCGCCGACGGCATCGAGCGCCTGGCCGCCGAGACCGACCTCGACGGATTCCTCCTCGAACCGGTGTTCGAGCCGGCCGACCTCGAGGACTTCGGCCGCCTCGTGATGCCGATCCTGCGCGAGCGCGGCCGGCTGCGCGCGGGCGTTCCGGGGAACACCCTCCGCTCCCGCGTGACCGAGCGCCCCGGCCACGACCGCCTCGGCGCGGAGCATCCGGTGCTGGCGGACTGA